Proteins from one Paenibacillus amylolyticus genomic window:
- a CDS encoding AraC family transcriptional regulator, with amino-acid sequence MQLDEQLKCWNLAAVKVLDIRRIVMEAGEQLSSYTLPANGFIYTIRGSADLQLDGQTYKAERFYMLHGAKGSSLDIQTNEDFEYLLLYYRAFLAFPRYRKKRLLTQPEVTPFSLQYGFTPSSPLGLLRYLVEIEDAWAQSGSLELLHTKSLFYQFIHEMMVQLTEQEIKTEHADPVKQTLRYIQNHYREQVTLDSLAEQFNYSSRHLSMQFKRKTGYSPIDYLIQTRIAKARTLLVRSDATLSEIAGEVGYSDVYYFSRIFKKHVGISPIQYQRKKREEVRAEDRPLQISELSIGRRWKSGYIDYENHYQYIDGGSTPMRRRKTSSSMLMVALLSITMLLSACSSGTATTPAAGEGTGASSNNSSTAVSSDTGSQTNKDNETRTVSTVKGDVVVPANPKRVVVLYLQGDVVALGVKPIATSDVYDGAGYKSELEGVNALGTWFEPNPEAVIDLDPDLIIVPSEETYTLLKDIAPTVYIPYEKMTTEERLHSIASIFGKEQEAETLINNLNTKVEESKKTLADAGILDKTISIVEGGLKGMNIAESKQYGRGSQAVYEYLGMKAPEVVQKKIDVVSDEAGSNISMEVLPEYIGDYVFRSVYEGADNLTDNPIWSSIPAIKEGRLIEIDFDFFYYSDIYSINKQLDFVVEKLLAAPRAQ; translated from the coding sequence AACAACTGAGTTCCTATACCCTTCCGGCAAATGGTTTTATATATACGATTAGAGGATCGGCTGACCTCCAATTGGATGGACAGACATACAAGGCAGAGCGATTTTACATGCTTCATGGGGCCAAAGGGTCTTCACTGGATATCCAGACCAATGAAGATTTCGAATATCTTCTGCTCTATTACAGAGCATTCCTTGCCTTCCCTCGTTATCGTAAAAAGAGGTTGTTGACACAGCCTGAGGTTACACCATTCTCTTTGCAATATGGATTTACACCCAGTAGTCCGCTGGGACTGTTACGTTACCTGGTTGAGATTGAAGATGCATGGGCACAGTCTGGAAGTCTGGAGCTGCTTCATACGAAAAGTTTATTTTACCAATTCATTCATGAAATGATGGTTCAGCTAACAGAGCAAGAGATCAAAACTGAACATGCTGATCCGGTGAAACAAACACTTCGTTACATACAGAACCATTACAGGGAACAGGTCACGCTTGATTCTCTGGCTGAACAATTCAACTACAGCTCCCGTCATTTATCCATGCAATTCAAACGAAAAACGGGTTACAGTCCGATTGATTATCTCATTCAGACTCGAATCGCCAAGGCTCGTACTCTGCTTGTACGATCTGATGCAACGCTGAGTGAAATTGCAGGAGAAGTGGGTTATTCGGATGTGTATTATTTTAGTCGCATCTTCAAAAAACATGTGGGAATCTCTCCGATTCAGTATCAACGAAAGAAGAGAGAAGAAGTGAGAGCAGAGGATCGTCCATTGCAAATATCTGAATTGTCCATTGGCCGAAGATGGAAGTCGGGATATATTGATTATGAGAATCATTATCAATATATAGACGGAGGGTCTACACCAATGAGAAGAAGAAAAACAAGTTCAAGTATGCTTATGGTGGCTTTATTGAGCATCACGATGCTGCTCTCAGCCTGCTCCTCAGGTACAGCAACAACACCAGCAGCTGGCGAAGGAACGGGTGCCAGTTCCAATAACAGCAGTACGGCCGTGTCATCAGACACAGGAAGCCAGACGAACAAAGACAATGAAACACGCACGGTCTCGACGGTTAAAGGGGATGTTGTTGTTCCAGCAAATCCTAAACGGGTTGTTGTATTGTATCTCCAGGGAGACGTTGTTGCCCTTGGGGTTAAGCCAATCGCTACCTCAGATGTATATGACGGGGCTGGATACAAGAGTGAGCTTGAAGGTGTGAATGCACTTGGTACCTGGTTTGAACCGAATCCTGAAGCTGTCATTGATCTTGATCCGGATCTGATTATTGTTCCTTCAGAAGAGACGTATACGTTATTAAAGGATATTGCACCTACTGTATATATTCCGTATGAGAAAATGACAACAGAAGAAAGACTGCATAGTATAGCGAGTATTTTTGGCAAAGAGCAGGAAGCTGAGACGTTAATCAATAATCTTAACACCAAGGTTGAAGAAAGTAAGAAGACGCTTGCGGATGCAGGCATACTGGACAAAACGATCTCCATTGTGGAGGGTGGTTTGAAAGGCATGAACATTGCAGAGAGCAAACAATATGGCCGAGGATCTCAGGCGGTATATGAGTACTTGGGAATGAAAGCACCTGAGGTTGTACAGAAAAAAATTGATGTGGTTTCGGACGAGGCCGGCTCCAATATTTCGATGGAAGTACTGCCTGAATATATCGGTGACTATGTGTTTCGCTCTGTATACGAAGGGGCAGATAACTTGACGGATAATCCCATATGGAGCAGCATCCCTGCGATCAAGGAAGGTCGTCTGATTGAGATTGATTTTGATTTCTTCTATTATTCAGATATCTATTCTATCAATAAACAGCTTGATTTTGTCGTTGAAAAGCTGTTGGCGGCTCCAAGAGCACAATAA